In Blautia wexlerae DSM 19850, a single window of DNA contains:
- a CDS encoding leucine-rich repeat protein → MKIYYREKSGGIEILRCFGIESRVEIPGMIDDKLVISAAPYAFSSHMDEKEELKNASLWEVSEGLGFGREEHVLAGNDVEEIVFPYTLKEIGRYIFYGCGNLKKLEFSDSLMQIGCGAFTGCHALEKLTVHMRQGKKSGVKEMLGEMWQRIDVNFLYEYEEARLVFPEHYDEAVENTPARILYTEYHGSGSNYRQCFYDKELNYQEYDRLFEMAVAMDKLEVLVDMSFGRLEFPYELTGKARENYREYIRKNLGDIAEYLVKQEDMHRLEVISSQKLWTLEGIDSALDCASKRKETEVSAFLMNERANLVDNTAGSERIDVDKLQNSQEADRTEQGKNEQSQTTEKSLNRRTILRKKRFEL, encoded by the coding sequence ATGAAGATTTACTACAGAGAGAAATCTGGCGGGATTGAAATTCTGCGGTGTTTTGGAATAGAAAGCAGAGTTGAGATTCCGGGAATGATAGATGACAAATTGGTAATTAGTGCGGCACCGTATGCATTCTCCAGTCATATGGATGAGAAAGAAGAACTGAAAAATGCCAGCCTGTGGGAAGTGTCAGAGGGTCTTGGGTTTGGCAGAGAAGAGCATGTTCTGGCAGGAAATGACGTGGAGGAGATTGTTTTTCCTTACACTTTAAAAGAGATTGGACGATATATTTTTTATGGCTGCGGGAATCTGAAAAAGCTGGAGTTTTCTGACAGCCTGATGCAGATAGGCTGTGGTGCATTTACAGGCTGCCATGCATTGGAGAAGCTGACTGTTCATATGAGACAGGGAAAGAAGTCAGGCGTTAAGGAAATGCTGGGCGAGATGTGGCAGAGGATAGATGTAAACTTTCTTTATGAGTATGAAGAAGCCAGACTTGTATTTCCGGAGCATTATGATGAGGCGGTTGAGAACACTCCGGCGCGTATTTTGTATACGGAATATCATGGATCAGGCAGTAATTACAGGCAGTGTTTTTATGATAAGGAGCTGAATTATCAGGAATATGACAGGCTTTTTGAAATGGCGGTAGCCATGGATAAGCTGGAAGTTCTGGTTGATATGTCATTTGGCAGACTGGAGTTTCCTTATGAACTGACCGGGAAAGCCAGGGAGAATTACAGGGAATATATCCGTAAGAATCTGGGAGATATTGCAGAATATCTGGTAAAGCAGGAGGATATGCACAGATTGGAAGTGATATCCTCGCAAAAACTCTGGACACTGGAAGGAATTGATTCTGCGTTAGATTGTGCATCTAAGAGAAAAGAAACGGAAGTATCCGCATTTTTGATGAATGAAAGAGCAAATCTGGTGGATAATACGGCAGGAAGTGAACGTATAGATGTGGATAAGCTGCAAAATAGTCAGGAAGCTGACAGGACAGAGCAGGGGAAAAATGAACAATCACAAACTACAGAAAAATCTTTGAATAGAAGAACTATACTAAGAAAAAAGAGGTTTGAACTGTGA
- a CDS encoding VWA-like domain-containing protein, translating into MQPEDKIQEIAERAERLQEIGSSILRAARDELYLGMRFLDVALSSFSYQMDGQVHGFGTDGRVMYFQPQMLGGLYRENRILVNRGYLHMVFHCIFRHFAWSGTESKKRADDGITIQERMRDLSCDIAVEHMIDGMSYRSIRFSRSLLRRETYRLLEKEGKTLNAQRVYKILSEWNLNEKDLTNLEQEFRTDDHRYWESKKPDQKPNPMLSRKWGEINDGIETDLETFSQEAGERDGDFLEQIKTENRSRYDYREFLRKFAVFHEELAVDDDSFDYNFYTYGLRLYGNMPLIEPLESKEVKKIEEFVIVIDTSMSCSGELVRKFLEEIYGVLSESESFFTKINVHIIQCDEKVHTDKKITSRKEMKDYMEHLELYGDGGTDFRPAFEWVDKLLEQHEFHNLKGLIYFTDGFGIYPKKMPPYKTAFVFMQDNYRDVDVPVWAMKLILDEDDFEKPDR; encoded by the coding sequence ATGCAGCCAGAGGATAAAATACAGGAAATAGCAGAAAGAGCAGAGCGTTTGCAGGAAATCGGCAGCAGTATTCTCAGGGCTGCGCGGGATGAATTATATCTGGGAATGCGGTTTTTGGATGTGGCGCTGAGCAGTTTTTCTTATCAGATGGATGGTCAGGTCCATGGATTTGGAACGGATGGAAGAGTGATGTATTTCCAGCCGCAGATGCTGGGAGGCTTATATAGAGAGAACAGGATTCTGGTGAACAGAGGGTATCTGCATATGGTATTCCACTGTATTTTCCGGCATTTTGCATGGAGCGGTACAGAAAGTAAGAAGAGGGCAGACGATGGAATCACAATCCAGGAACGTATGCGTGATCTGAGTTGTGACATTGCAGTGGAGCATATGATAGATGGGATGAGCTATCGGAGTATCCGTTTCTCACGCAGTCTTCTGCGAAGGGAAACCTACCGTCTCCTTGAAAAAGAGGGAAAAACCCTCAACGCACAGAGAGTATATAAAATATTGTCAGAATGGAATCTGAACGAAAAGGATCTTACAAATCTGGAACAGGAATTTCGCACAGATGACCACAGATACTGGGAAAGTAAGAAACCGGATCAGAAACCGAATCCCATGCTCAGCCGCAAATGGGGGGAGATCAATGATGGAATCGAGACGGACCTGGAAACCTTTTCACAGGAGGCAGGTGAGCGGGACGGAGATTTCCTGGAGCAGATAAAAACAGAGAACAGAAGTCGGTACGATTACAGAGAATTCCTGCGGAAATTTGCAGTTTTTCATGAAGAACTGGCAGTGGATGATGACAGTTTTGATTACAATTTCTATACTTACGGTCTGCGTCTTTATGGAAATATGCCGTTGATCGAACCATTGGAATCCAAAGAAGTTAAGAAGATAGAGGAGTTCGTGATCGTCATTGATACCTCCATGTCCTGTTCAGGAGAACTGGTGAGAAAGTTTCTGGAGGAAATCTATGGTGTACTTAGTGAGAGTGAGAGCTTTTTTACAAAAATCAATGTGCACATCATTCAGTGTGATGAGAAAGTCCACACAGATAAAAAGATTACCTCCCGGAAAGAAATGAAAGACTATATGGAACATCTGGAACTGTATGGAGATGGCGGAACAGATTTCAGGCCTGCATTTGAATGGGTGGACAAACTGCTGGAACAGCATGAATTTCATAACCTGAAAGGGCTGATCTATTTTACGGATGGATTCGGGATTTACCCGAAGAAAATGCCACCATATAAGACTGCATTTGTGTTTATGCAGGATAATTACAGAGATGTGGATGTGCCGGTATGGGCTATGAAACTGATCCTGGATGAGGATGATTTTGAGAAGCCAGACAGGTAA
- a CDS encoding ATP-binding protein: MDIKRAKQEIKDSIEAYLAKDEFGEYLIPAIRQRPILLMGAPGIGKTQIMEQIARECKVGLVSYTITHHTRQSAVGLPFIKEKTFGQETFSVTEYTMSEIIASVYEKMEKTGLKEGILFIDEINCVSETLAPMMLQFLQGKTFGNQKVPEGWVIVTAGNPPEYNKSVREFDVVTLDRIKRIDVQPDFEVWKEYAYEQGIHPAVISYLELRRKNFYRMENTVDGRIFATARGWEDLSRLIQVYETLDKEVDREVVYQYIQHPMIAKDFAAYLALYNKYKTDYAVEDLLQGKWTPITLGKIRNASLDEHLSIVGLLNGKLSQLFADCYFMDAYVTKLYGYMTEYRDNLPEMTLESIYKKAENDFQTAKKSELLTKNEEKVFIRTVDFLEKLWIELRGETGSEDKTENNKAIEISEKDTYEQTKTAFTAEADNLETQTEYISQTLQNVFDFMEAAFGDSQEMVAFITELNANYYSLWFIRENGSDQYYRHNKGLLFDDRQKLILGQMEELENTMKRGLKN, translated from the coding sequence ATGGATATAAAACGAGCAAAACAGGAGATAAAGGACTCAATAGAAGCATACCTTGCGAAGGATGAATTTGGAGAATATCTGATTCCGGCCATACGTCAGAGACCAATTCTCCTTATGGGGGCACCGGGTATTGGAAAGACGCAGATTATGGAACAGATCGCCAGGGAATGTAAGGTAGGTCTGGTATCTTATACTATCACACATCACACCCGTCAGAGTGCAGTAGGACTGCCGTTTATCAAAGAGAAAACCTTTGGTCAGGAGACTTTTTCTGTCACAGAATATACTATGAGTGAGATTATTGCCTCTGTCTATGAAAAGATGGAGAAGACAGGCCTGAAAGAAGGGATTCTTTTTATTGATGAGATTAACTGCGTATCAGAGACCTTGGCGCCTATGATGCTGCAGTTTCTTCAGGGAAAGACATTTGGCAATCAGAAAGTACCGGAAGGATGGGTGATCGTGACAGCAGGAAATCCGCCGGAATACAATAAATCTGTCCGCGAATTTGACGTAGTAACCCTTGACAGAATCAAGAGGATTGATGTGCAGCCGGATTTTGAAGTGTGGAAAGAATATGCCTATGAGCAGGGAATCCATCCGGCTGTTATCTCTTATCTGGAGCTTCGCAGAAAGAATTTCTACAGAATGGAGAACACAGTAGACGGACGGATTTTTGCCACTGCCAGAGGCTGGGAAGATCTTTCAAGGCTGATACAGGTATATGAAACACTGGATAAAGAAGTGGACAGAGAGGTGGTATATCAGTATATCCAGCATCCAATGATCGCAAAAGATTTTGCCGCATATCTGGCATTATACAATAAGTATAAGACAGACTATGCAGTGGAGGATCTGCTTCAGGGTAAATGGACACCCATCACTCTGGGTAAGATCCGCAATGCTTCACTGGATGAGCATCTGAGTATTGTTGGTCTGCTGAACGGAAAGCTCAGCCAGTTATTTGCAGACTGTTATTTTATGGATGCCTATGTGACAAAGCTCTATGGTTACATGACAGAATACAGAGATAACCTTCCGGAAATGACGCTGGAATCCATTTATAAAAAGGCAGAAAATGATTTTCAGACTGCAAAAAAATCTGAGCTTCTCACTAAAAATGAAGAAAAAGTATTTATCCGTACAGTGGATTTTCTTGAGAAATTATGGATAGAACTGAGGGGAGAAACTGGTTCTGAAGATAAAACAGAGAATAATAAAGCTATTGAAATTTCAGAAAAAGATACCTATGAGCAGACAAAAACTGCTTTTACAGCGGAGGCAGACAACCTGGAAACTCAGACAGAATATATCTCTCAGACGCTTCAGAATGTTTTTGATTTTATGGAAGCAGCCTTTGGTGACAGTCAGGAAATGGTAGCTTTTATCACAGAACTGAATGCCAATTATTACAGTCTCTGGTTTATCCGTGAGAATGGTTCAGATCAGTATTACCGTCACAACAAGGGACTACTGTTTGATGACAGACAGAAACTGATCTTGGGACAAATGGAGGAACTGGAGAACACGATGAAGCGGGGACTAAAAAATTAA
- a CDS encoding GatB/YqeY domain-containing protein, with product MELEVLRKDMVAAMKAKDKVTKEAVSSLISAVKKVAIDEGCRDEIKSDLVDRVILKELKTVKEQLDTCPESREDLKAEYQARYDVIAKYAPKQMDAAEVKTYLEEKFADVIATKNKGQIMKAVMADMKGKADGKVINQVVAELCK from the coding sequence ATGGAATTAGAAGTATTAAGAAAAGATATGGTTGCAGCTATGAAAGCCAAAGATAAAGTAACAAAAGAAGCAGTCTCCTCTCTGATCTCTGCAGTAAAAAAAGTAGCGATCGATGAGGGATGCCGTGATGAAATTAAGAGCGATCTGGTGGACAGAGTTATTTTGAAGGAGTTGAAAACTGTAAAAGAACAGCTGGATACCTGTCCGGAGAGCCGCGAGGATCTGAAGGCTGAATATCAGGCAAGGTATGATGTGATTGCCAAATATGCACCAAAACAGATGGATGCAGCAGAGGTAAAGACATATCTGGAAGAAAAATTTGCAGATGTGATTGCAACGAAAAATAAGGGTCAGATCATGAAGGCTGTTATGGCTGATATGAAAGGAAAAGCAGACGGAAAGGTGATTAATCAGGTTGTGGCAGAGCTCTGCAAATAA
- a CDS encoding AraC family transcriptional regulator, translated as MEFQHELIIPNEGFPFKVFLFEGGNGNYVREKHWHTSVEIFAVMEGRLDFFVNKDEYPLKAGEQIIINSNEIHSIHAVEKNKTVVLQIPLKQFENYFTAQRYIRFRGQEELVDKKLASLLRKLYHVYSERKIGYEFRTISIFYEIMYILVKDYRVTETREKDIRHSRRLDALSKITTYMREHYREELKLSDVAATFGYSDAYLSRMFQKYAKINYKTYLQDIRMAYAYRDLLNTDHTISQIALDNGFCSSRGFSGEFQKRYGVLPSEMRKQINEKGQKNAID; from the coding sequence ATGGAGTTTCAGCATGAACTGATCATTCCTAATGAGGGATTTCCGTTTAAGGTTTTTCTTTTTGAAGGAGGAAATGGCAATTATGTGCGTGAGAAGCACTGGCATACGTCTGTAGAGATTTTTGCTGTGATGGAGGGGCGCCTGGATTTTTTTGTAAATAAGGATGAATATCCGCTGAAAGCTGGAGAGCAGATAATCATTAATTCCAATGAGATCCACTCTATCCATGCTGTGGAGAAAAATAAAACGGTAGTTCTGCAGATTCCTCTGAAACAGTTTGAGAATTATTTTACTGCCCAGAGATATATCCGTTTTCGGGGGCAGGAGGAGCTGGTGGATAAGAAACTGGCTTCTTTGCTTCGTAAATTATATCATGTGTATTCCGAGCGGAAAATTGGATATGAGTTCCGGACAATTTCTATTTTTTACGAGATCATGTATATCCTGGTGAAGGATTACCGTGTGACAGAGACCAGGGAGAAGGACATCCGACACAGCCGCCGTCTGGATGCATTGTCAAAAATCACCACATATATGCGTGAACATTACAGGGAGGAACTGAAGCTTTCTGATGTGGCGGCTACTTTTGGATACTCGGATGCATATTTGTCGCGAATGTTCCAAAAATATGCAAAAATAAACTATAAAACCTATCTGCAGGATATTCGTATGGCATATGCGTACAGAGATTTGCTGAATACAGACCATACGATTAGTCAGATTGCACTAGATAATGGATTCTGCAGCAGCAGGGGTTTTTCCGGGGAATTTCAGAAAAGATATGGGGTACTTCCAAGTGAGATGCGAAAACAGATAAATGAAAAAGGTCAAAAAAACGCTATAGATTAG
- a CDS encoding DUF4867 family protein — MKIQNVTDASFRKYGKVLEGYDFSALLKEMKHTPVPDDVVYVPSVEELEALDVAKALQNKGFGGIPIEIGYCNGHNKKLNAVEYHRSSEINVAVTDLVLLIGSQQDITDDFTYDTSKIEAFLVPAGTGIEVYATTLHYAPCNVQDGGFQCVVVLPAGTNTDLTFETAKTGEDSLLTAKNKWLIAHEDAAIEGAVNGLRGENITID, encoded by the coding sequence GTGAAAATTCAGAATGTAACAGATGCTTCCTTCCGTAAATATGGAAAGGTGCTTGAAGGGTATGACTTCAGTGCTCTTCTCAAAGAAATGAAACATACACCGGTTCCGGATGATGTGGTTTATGTACCATCTGTTGAGGAGCTGGAAGCTCTGGATGTAGCAAAAGCACTGCAGAATAAAGGATTTGGCGGAATCCCGATCGAAATTGGATACTGCAACGGACATAATAAGAAATTAAATGCAGTAGAATATCACCGCAGTTCAGAGATCAATGTAGCGGTAACAGATCTGGTGTTGCTTATCGGAAGCCAGCAGGATATCACAGATGATTTTACATATGATACTTCTAAGATCGAAGCATTCCTGGTACCTGCAGGAACAGGTATTGAAGTATATGCAACTACACTTCATTATGCGCCATGCAATGTACAGGATGGCGGTTTCCAGTGTGTAGTCGTACTTCCGGCAGGAACCAATACAGATCTTACATTTGAGACAGCTAAGACAGGCGAGGACAGCCTGCTGACAGCTAAGAACAAATGGCTCATTGCACATGAAGATGCGGCAATCGAGGGTGCAGTAAACGGACTTCGTGGAGAGAATATCACCATTGACTGA
- a CDS encoding L-fucose/L-arabinose isomerase family protein, producing the protein MDNMPKVKVGIVAVSRDCFPESLSVNRRKALVEAYTKKYDAADIYECPICIVESEIHMVQALEDIKKAGCNALCVYLGNFGPEISETLLAKHFEGPKMFCAAAEETQDNLIQGRGDAYCGMLNASYNLQLRNVKAYIPEYPVGDAEDCADMIHDFLPIARAVEGLSNLKIISFGPRPTNFLACNAPIKQLYNLGVEIEENSELDLFEAFNKHAGDERIPAIVKEMEEELGAGNKKPEILAKLAQYELTLKDWVEAHRGYRKYVTLTGKCWPAFQTQFGFVPCYVNSRLTAQGIPVSCEVDIYGTLSEFIGTVVSQDTVTLLDINNSVPKDMYKESIEGKFDYTLKDTFMGFHCGNTASSKLSFCEMKYQMIMARSLPVEVTNGTLEGDIVPGDITFYRLQSTADNKLRGYIAHGEVLPVATKSFGAIGVFAIPEMGRFYRHVLIEGGYPHHGAVAFGHYGKALFEVFKYIGVPVEEIGYNQPAGVRYPTENPWG; encoded by the coding sequence ATCGATAACATGCCAAAAGTAAAAGTCGGAATTGTAGCAGTAAGCCGTGACTGTTTCCCGGAAAGCCTTTCCGTAAACAGAAGAAAAGCACTTGTAGAGGCTTATACAAAGAAATATGATGCAGCAGACATTTATGAATGTCCGATCTGTATCGTAGAGAGCGAGATCCATATGGTTCAGGCTCTTGAAGATATCAAGAAAGCGGGATGTAATGCACTTTGTGTATATCTTGGAAACTTCGGACCGGAAATTTCCGAAACACTTCTTGCAAAGCATTTCGAAGGACCGAAGATGTTCTGTGCAGCAGCAGAAGAAACACAGGATAATCTGATCCAGGGACGTGGAGATGCATACTGCGGTATGTTAAATGCAAGCTATAACTTACAGCTTCGCAATGTAAAAGCATATATTCCGGAATACCCGGTTGGTGACGCAGAAGACTGCGCAGATATGATCCATGATTTCCTTCCGATCGCAAGAGCAGTAGAAGGACTCAGCAACTTAAAGATCATCAGCTTCGGACCTCGTCCCACAAACTTCCTTGCTTGTAATGCACCGATCAAACAGCTTTACAACCTTGGAGTTGAGATTGAAGAGAATTCCGAACTTGACCTGTTTGAAGCATTCAACAAACATGCCGGAGATGAGAGAATCCCTGCAATTGTTAAAGAAATGGAAGAAGAACTGGGTGCAGGAAACAAGAAACCTGAGATTCTTGCAAAACTTGCTCAGTATGAACTGACTCTGAAGGACTGGGTAGAGGCTCACAGAGGATATCGTAAATATGTAACCTTAACAGGAAAATGCTGGCCTGCATTCCAGACACAGTTTGGATTTGTTCCTTGCTACGTAAACAGCCGTCTGACTGCTCAGGGCATTCCGGTATCTTGCGAAGTTGATATTTATGGTACATTAAGTGAGTTCATTGGAACTGTTGTAAGCCAGGATACAGTTACACTGCTTGACATCAACAACTCTGTACCGAAGGATATGTACAAAGAGTCTATTGAGGGCAAATTTGATTACACACTGAAAGATACATTTATGGGATTCCACTGCGGAAATACAGCTTCCAGCAAGCTTTCTTTCTGTGAGATGAAGTATCAGATGATCATGGCAAGATCTCTTCCGGTAGAAGTTACAAACGGAACTCTTGAAGGAGATATTGTTCCTGGAGATATCACTTTCTATCGTCTGCAGAGCACTGCTGATAACAAACTCCGCGGATATATTGCACACGGTGAAGTTCTTCCGGTTGCAACAAAATCTTTCGGTGCGATCGGCGTATTTGCAATTCCTGAAATGGGACGTTTCTACCGTCATGTACTGATTGAGGGAGGATATCCACATCACGGAGCAGTTGCATTCGGACATTATGGAAAAGCTTTGTTTGAAGTATTCAAATACATCGGTGTTCCGGTTGAAGAGATCGGATACAACCAGCCGGCAGGTGTAAGATACCCGACAGAAAATCCATGGGGTTAA
- the xylB gene encoding xylulokinase — MYYIGIDLGTSAVKLLLMEESGKICNIVSREYPLFFPHPGWSEQKPEDWFAQSMEGMKELTKDIDRAQVAGIGFGGQMHGLVTLDKDDNVIRPAILWNDGRTGEETEYLNTVIGKDKLSQYTANIAFAGFTAPKILWMQKNEPENFKKVVKIMLPKDYLAYRLSGSFCTDVSDASGMLLLDVKNRCWSKEMLEICGITEEQLPKLYESWEVVGTLKPEIAKELGFSENVKVVAGAGDNAAAAVGTGTVGDGQCNISLGTSGTVFISSKNFGVDENNALHSFCHADGSYHLMGCMLSAASCNKWWAEEILQTKDFAAEQAPIQKLGENHVFFLPYLMGERSPHNNPDARGVFFGMSMDSTRADMTQAVLEGVAFGLRDSLEVARNLGIKIERTKICGGGAKSPLWKKIIANVMNLKVDVLENEEGPSMGGAMLAAVGCGAYPDVETIGKKFAKVVDTVEPDPELVAKYEERYQKFRTLYPAMKPLF; from the coding sequence ATGTATTATATCGGTATTGATCTTGGTACTTCCGCTGTAAAACTTCTTCTTATGGAAGAATCAGGAAAAATCTGTAACATCGTATCCAGAGAATATCCTTTATTCTTCCCACATCCGGGCTGGTCTGAGCAGAAACCGGAAGACTGGTTTGCGCAGAGTATGGAAGGCATGAAAGAGCTGACAAAGGATATCGACAGAGCGCAGGTAGCAGGAATTGGTTTTGGCGGCCAGATGCATGGTCTGGTAACACTTGACAAGGATGATAATGTGATCCGTCCTGCAATCCTCTGGAATGACGGACGTACAGGCGAAGAGACAGAATATCTGAATACAGTGATCGGAAAAGACAAACTTTCACAGTATACAGCAAATATTGCTTTCGCAGGCTTCACAGCACCGAAGATCCTCTGGATGCAGAAAAATGAGCCTGAGAACTTTAAGAAGGTAGTAAAGATTATGCTTCCTAAGGATTATCTGGCATATCGTCTGTCCGGTTCTTTTTGTACAGATGTTTCTGATGCTTCCGGTATGCTTCTTCTTGATGTGAAGAACCGCTGCTGGTCAAAAGAAATGTTGGAGATCTGTGGAATCACAGAAGAGCAGCTTCCGAAACTGTATGAGAGTTGGGAAGTAGTAGGAACTCTGAAACCTGAGATTGCGAAAGAACTTGGATTCAGTGAGAATGTAAAAGTTGTTGCAGGTGCAGGTGACAATGCGGCAGCTGCTGTAGGAACAGGTACAGTTGGTGACGGTCAGTGTAATATTTCTCTTGGAACATCCGGAACTGTGTTTATTTCCAGTAAAAACTTTGGTGTGGACGAAAATAACGCACTTCATTCTTTCTGTCATGCAGATGGAAGCTATCATCTGATGGGATGCATGCTCAGCGCAGCTTCCTGTAACAAATGGTGGGCAGAGGAGATTCTTCAGACAAAGGATTTCGCAGCAGAGCAGGCTCCAATTCAGAAGCTGGGAGAGAATCATGTATTCTTCCTTCCATATTTGATGGGAGAACGTTCACCTCATAATAATCCTGATGCAAGAGGTGTATTCTTCGGAATGTCCATGGACAGCACAAGAGCAGACATGACACAGGCTGTTCTGGAAGGTGTTGCCTTTGGTCTTCGTGATTCCCTGGAAGTTGCAAGAAACCTTGGAATCAAGATTGAGAGAACCAAGATCTGCGGTGGTGGAGCTAAGAGCCCACTGTGGAAGAAGATCATTGCAAACGTTATGAACCTGAAGGTTGATGTTCTGGAGAACGAAGAAGGACCGTCCATGGGTGGAGCTATGCTGGCAGCAGTAGGCTGTGGTGCTTACCCGGATGTAGAAACCATCGGTAAGAAATTTGCCAAAGTTGTTGATACGGTAGAACCGGATCCTGAACTGGTTGCAAAATATGAAGAGAGATATCAGAAGTTCAGAACTCTGTATCCGGCGATGAAGCCATTGTTCTAA
- a CDS encoding LysR family transcriptional regulator, with product MFQGMEYIYEVYKEKSFSKAAAALFISQPSLSANVKRVENRIGYPIFDRSTKPLQLTEVGKHYIQAVEKVMDIENNLENYLLDLGNLKTGTLNVGGSNFFSSWILPPLIADFSQKFPHVQISLVEESTAKLSQFLQAGKLDLVIDNCILDNQIFEHYIYQKEQLLLAVPKNYSVNTRLQEYQIPIEEIRNGQFRSSHIPSVPLNKFENEPFIILRSDNDTGKRALTICQENHFSPSVVFRLDQQMTAYNIACLGMGITFIGDLLLSRVPTNSELVFYKLPGQSSKRTVFFYWKKGRYISRAMEEFLKLPFS from the coding sequence ATGTTTCAGGGAATGGAATACATCTATGAGGTCTACAAGGAAAAAAGCTTTTCCAAAGCTGCTGCTGCTCTTTTCATTTCGCAGCCTTCTTTAAGCGCCAATGTAAAACGTGTGGAAAACCGTATTGGCTATCCTATTTTTGATCGAAGTACCAAACCTTTGCAGTTAACTGAAGTTGGAAAACATTATATACAGGCTGTTGAAAAAGTCATGGATATTGAAAATAATCTCGAAAACTACCTACTGGATCTGGGAAATCTCAAAACAGGAACTCTTAATGTAGGTGGCAGTAACTTTTTTTCTTCGTGGATTCTGCCTCCCCTTATTGCTGATTTTTCCCAAAAATTCCCCCATGTTCAAATTTCTCTTGTAGAAGAAAGTACAGCAAAGCTATCCCAGTTTCTCCAGGCCGGAAAGTTAGATCTGGTAATTGATAACTGTATTCTGGATAACCAGATTTTTGAACATTATATCTACCAGAAAGAACAACTTCTTCTAGCGGTTCCCAAAAATTATTCAGTAAATACCAGACTGCAGGAATATCAGATTCCTATTGAGGAAATCCGGAACGGGCAGTTCCGTTCTTCTCATATTCCTTCTGTTCCATTAAACAAATTCGAGAACGAACCATTTATTATTCTTCGTTCAGATAATGATACCGGTAAGCGTGCACTTACCATTTGTCAGGAAAATCACTTTTCGCCTTCTGTAGTATTTCGCCTGGATCAGCAGATGACTGCCTATAATATTGCATGTTTGGGAATGGGTATCACTTTCATCGGGGATCTTCTGCTCTCCAGAGTTCCAACAAATTCAGAACTTGTTTTTTATAAGCTGCCCGGTCAGAGCAGTAAACGCACTGTGTTTTTTTACTGGAAGAAAGGCCGCTATATCAGCAGAGCCATGGAAGAATTCCTGAAGCTGCCCTTTTCCTGA